A genome region from Babesia bigemina genome assembly Bbig001, chromosome : I includes the following:
- a CDS encoding Peptidyl-prolyl cis-trans isomerase 4, putative, which translates to MGGSKHRHSKDKLYLLHTELESSLDPKLRARAGELLSLDACSLSLQPFSKPVCSPQGHVFDDSNIREYITLHGSNPVNGEPLQINQLVELHFTRDENNELQCPLSFKRFTPSSHVVAVLASGYVYGHAALKDIAKKQKDGTMSDPMTGVPFTKADVVTLQDPHNTEWRKIANFKHIATTFARSGDAKGEIRGNALYRSTIDKFDGATDLVENHAKIFNAANKDDLADRPKHARFTTSGQASSFTCTAINASYATQYRPMTVFEVREPLYAMVKKQKLKAYVKLVTSDGDLNFVLHADRVPMTCDNFLQHCEDGYYNNTIFHRCIPNFIIQGGDPTGTGGGGESAFHTRAKRNNPNEEVPKYFKDEFDNTLFHLGAGVLSMANKGKHTNGSQFFITFNTCDHLDHRHTVFGKLVGGMDVLKKWVNLKVDDDERPKQPPKIIKAVICSNPFDTVAQQLREEEQREATNKKRRLSSTTRNWIINPQLQLQSAGATENKQVGHLLDKKLKVDKKGAHG; encoded by the exons ATGGGAGGAAGCAAGCACCGGCACAGCAAGGACAAACTGTACCTTTTGCACACCGAGCTTGAGAGCTCCTTGGACCCCAAGCTACGAGCGAGAGCGGGAGAGCTGCTGTCACTGGACGCTTGCTCCTTGAGCCTCCAGCCGTTCAGCAAACCGGTTTGCTCGCCTCAAGGACACGTGTTCGACGACTCTAACATACGCGAATATATCACCCTGCATGGGAGCAACCCGGTGAACGGCGAACCGCTGCAGATCAACCAACTCGTGGAGCTCCATTTCACCAGGGATGAGAACAACGAGCTGCAATGCCCACTCTCCTTCAAAAGGTTCACCCCGAGCTCGCACGTAGTTGCGGTGCTCGCTTCGGGCTACGTCTATGGGCACGCCGCCCTCAAGGACATCGCGAAGAAGCAGAAGGATGGGACCATGAGCGACCCTATGACCG GGGTGCCGTTCACCAAGGCGGACGTTGTCACGCTGCAGGACCCACACAACACCGAGTGGCGCAAGATAGCCAACTTCAAACATATCGCAACCACCTTCGCCAGAAGCGGCGACGCCAAGGGCGAAATCAGGGGTAACGCACTATATCGCAGCACCATAGACAAGTTCGACGGCGCAACTGATCTCGTGGAGAACCACGCGAAGATATTCAATGCAGCGAACAAGGATGACCTGGCGGATCGACCGAAGCACGCCAGGTTCACCACCAGCGGACAGGCAAGCAGCTTCACATGCACTGCCATCAACGCGTCATACGCCACGCAGTATAGGCCGATGACGGTCTTCGAGGTCAGAGAGCCGTTATACGCCATGGTCAAAAAGCAAAAGCTGAAGGCGTACGTCAAACTCGTCACCAGCGACGGGGACCTCAACTTTGTGCTCCACGCAGACCGCGTGCCCATGACGTGTGACAATTTCCTGCAGCACTGCGAAGACGGCTACTACAACAACACCATATTCCACCGCTGCATACCCAACTTCATAATACAGGGCGGCGACCCCACGGGCACGGGAGGGGGAGGCGAGAGTGCCTTCCACACCAGGGCAAAGCGCAACAACCCGAATGAGGAGGTGCCCAAGTACTTCAAAGACGAGTTCGACAACACGCTCTTCCACCTGGGCGCCGGGGTGCTGTCCATGGCCAACAAGGGAAAACACACCAACGGCTCGCAGTTCTTCATCACATTCAACACCTGCGACCACCTCGACCACAGGCACACGGTATTCGGAAAGCTCGTGGGGGGCATGGACGTGCTCAAAAAGTGGGTCAACCTGAAGGTGGATGACGACGAGCGGCCAAAGCAGCCGCCGAAAATCATCAAGGCCGTAATATGCTCAAACCCGTTTGACACcgtggcgcagcagctgagggaggaggagcaACGCGAGGCCACCAACAAAAAGAGGAGGCTGTCCAGCACAACACGGAACTGGATAATCAACCCGCAGCTGCAACTGCAGAGCGCCGGGGCAACTGAAAACAAGCAGGTGGGTCACCTGCTAGACAAAAAGTTGAAGGTCGACAAAAAGGGTGCACACGGCTGA
- a CDS encoding membrane protein, putative — MRHWLLLYLLLAANAAAFVRLQHSSSISAPRAGLAYTRLCAKSLLDDPILLAPSPEPGKENEVIVSDSPAFGLQRTLYNHRRKLRARGALFDPGDCVYLASGPYRNARGTVLSTFRRAPGEPYLVSVVLDCRNERGIVRGSLSGYHGTCVTVRESQLTARPLFTPYAPPPLSSEENHGLDRRGGARNGSTVKPLTSVLLARVFNCVRISELKWIFDRMHRSGVQGALPYQAVAIQIARGLNAPQDAVDVAALLTAVLERVRLEVKKGYSDEARTSTPWLSWALGVFRNSGLVKDEALLLPIYRFIRDVLISGKLSDLTQGEIALLASGFRHCFRYCNDVLHRLAMIYSYMPAKGVVPRHATSLAAALAHAGIVHPAFSRLMFEVVKGEHALLCPSGAVHLLEYLSNDPATPQAIKDELLACCSVAEFLKPNSTPDGPDHNLALRLAWLSEREMSELLHALRTGECEMPPSAAAVALLNPRCRVPNHELTNLLLVRASRLFDTLSVKARKALLTAARLMKQCPREVFDAVDRYLSGLGADRVLDSATAQALAQFLPSIPDSRPESQRLVLEHIERFIAFTLTLLREKAIDVKQRKSVMAKAATCLQYIPMLGFELDSLARQSAELLRDGLPFASDRLSVLLGMMAVQSISPSYFDAAADAARALIADPSVGLPQEVAPLAELLLILGMHAEGCKKLRDDLMHLGLPELPPARTKKVAKPLPHRDVRDFSVLFALLVRSRLCEDWSGLLATAYVFAEDNIEALSSADLLLLRDSLVSLGAFDAKWEGLIASVAKGIDAVTE, encoded by the exons ATGCGCCATTGGctgctcctctacctccttcTCGCTGCCAACGCTGCTGCCTTCGTTCGCCTCCAGCATAGTTCATCGATTTCCGCGCCTCGAGCGGGACTTGCGTACACGCGTTTATGCGCCAAATCGCTGCTAGACGATCCCATTCTGCTTGCGCCTTCTCCAGAGCCAGGCaaggaaaatgaagtgataGTATCGGACAGCCCGGCGTTCGGCCTTCAGCGCACGCTGTACAATCATCGCCGCAAGCTGCGCGCGCGAGGCGCCCTCTTCGACCCAGGCGACTGCGTCTATTTGGCGTCTGGTCCTTATCGCAACGCCAGGGGTACTGTGCTCTCCACCTTTCGTCGGGCGCCTGGCGAGCCGTATCTG GTGAGCGTGGTGTTGGACTGCCGTAATGAGCGCGGTATTGTGCGCGGCTCGTTATCCGGCTACCACGGCACCTGCGTTACTGTCCGTGAGTCGCAGCTGACGGCCCGCCCCCTGTTCACGCCGTATGCGCCTCCGCCGCTGTCAAGCGAAGAGAACCATGGCCTCGATCGCCGTGGTGGTGCCCGCAATGGCAGCACCGTCAAGCCCCTAACTTCGGTGCTTCTGGCTCGTGTCTTCAACTGTGTGCGCATCTCCGAGTTGAAATGGATTTTTGACCGCATGCACCGCAGTGGTGTCCAAGGAGCTTTGCCCTATCAAGCAGTTGCCATTCAGATAGCACGCGGCCTTAATGCTCCCCAGGACGCTGTCGACGTCGCCGCCTTACTGACGGCGGTGCTCGAGCGGGTTCGCCTCGAGGTGAAGAAGGGTTATAGTGACGAAGCCCGCACTAGCACCCCCTGGCTTTCGTGGGCCTTGGGCGTGTTTCGTAATAGCGGCCTGGTGAAAGATGAGGCACTCCTTCTCCCGATATACAGATTCATTAGGGATGTTTTGATTTCAGGCAAACTATCGGACTTGACCCAAGGCGAGATTGCGCTTCTGGCCAGCGGCTTCCGACATTGTTTCCGATACTGCAATGACGTGCTGCACCGTTTGGCGATGATATATTCTTACATGCCAGCGAAAGGCGTCGTTCCGCGCCATGCGACATCCCTGGCGGCGGCTCTGGCTCACGCTGGTATCGTTCACCCCGCATTTAGTCGTCTGATGTTCGAGGTGGTGAAGGGGGAGCACGCGTTGCTGTGCCCGTCGGGGGCTGTTCATTTGCTTGAGTATTTGTCCAACGACCCCGCTACTCCCCAGGCGATCAAAGATGAGTTGCTTGCTTGTTGTAGCGTCGCCGAGTTCCTCAAGCCCAACTCAACTCCGGATGGGCCCGATCACAATCTCGCTTTGCGCCTGGCATGGCTATCTGAGCGCGAGATGTCTGAGCTATTACACGCGCTTCGTACGGGTGAGTGTGAGATGCCGCCTTCTGCGGCGGCCGTCGCCTTGCTGAATCCACGTTGCCGGGTCCCCAATCATGAACTGACCAATCTTCTCCTGGTACGAGCTTCTCGCTTATTCGACACCTTGTCCGTGAAAGCGCGTAAAGCGCTGCTCACGGCTGCTCGCTTGATGAAGCAGTGCCCTCGGGAGGTTTTTGACGCCGTGGATCGCTACCTGAGTGGATT GGGTGCGGATCGGGTTTTGGACTCTGCAACTGCACAGGCGTTGGCGCAGTTCCTGCCCAGCATACCGGATTCGCGTCCCGAAAGTCAGCGGTTGGTGCTGGAACACATCGAGCGTTTCATCGCATTCACGTTGACCCTTCTGCGGGAGAAGGCGATTGACGTGAAACAACGCAAATCGGTGATGGCTAAGGCTGCCACTTGTCTACAATACATCCCCATGTTGGGTTTCGAATTAGACTCGTTAGCACGCCAGTCCGCCGAATTGTTGCGTGATGGTTTACCTTTCGCGTCCGATAGGCTCAGCGTGCTGTTGGGCATGATGGCCGTGCAATCTATTTCTCCAAGTTATTTCGATGCAGCCGCCGATGCTGCGCGGGCGTTGATAGCTGACCCATCGGTCGGTTTGCCGCAAGAGGTTGCTCCTTTGGctgagctgctgctgatcTTGGGGATGCACGCCGAAGGGTGTAAAAAGCTCAGAGATGACCTGATGCACCTGGGATTGCCGGAACTACCGCCTGCCCGTACTAAGAAGGTTGCCAAACCACTGCCGCACCGTGATGTGAGGGACTTTTCAGTGCTATTCGCGCTTTTG GTACGCTCGCGACTATGTGAAGACTGGAGTGGCCTGCTGGCCACCGCTTACGTGTTTGCTGAGGACAACATCGAGGCGCTGTCCAGCGCCGACCTACTACTGCTGCGAGATTCACTAGTGTCACTGGGTGCGTTTGACGCTAAGTGGGAAGGGCTAATAGCTTCTGTGGCTAAGGGGATCGACGCCGTAACTGAGTAG
- a CDS encoding 6-phosphofructokinase, putative, translating into MSQERLFGSSVGHSRSRLFSSDAPDVLGLESGCASPKNVASVECMQYTNRDDAVERRRSRFHITPRATAIRRSANSRGGMQSAPMKQHNTVDFACNVGNELSEGWLPAPWCHAFPGDELKRINSCYTSKSCCQWQYTNRDIELPKLLQFDFHLLEEHESSGEDLRDFEELSGVLGHIAGNKMVSVQPQVLCSATSTHPTMKIGMVLSGGPAPGGHNVIAGVFDYLYLRNTQSQLIGFHGGLDGFLNRQHEIVSYDLMEKFRNMGGFNMLLSGRGKVTGMADLDRAVEAVNDLDLDGLIIVGGDGSNSNAALLANHFAWRQSADIDDGHPVLRKPCCVVGVPKTVDGDVQSHNIEVSFGFDTAARTYSELIGNLCTDASSTQYTYHFIRVMGRSASHLALECGMQTHPNVVLIGEEVRRKQQSLSSIVDDIVNLMEKRYHMGKPYGVVLIPEGLIEFIPEINVLITELNEIILKSEGPVTHLAPERLTKSRATWEALPDNIREQLLMDREATGYVMLAKIATERLLLMLVEARIAQRKLEHLASLTFMTHYFGYEGRCAMPSDFDGAYCYSLGYNAGVLINAQRNGYMSVIRDLKSPISDWTPLGVPFLHLMQMIDLGGRRVPAIRKTLLNLDGNLFKVFEKVRDTWAYEDLYRSPGPIQLFDSDSERCFCIADPTVEDLVGKPKSAADSKSRFLLQRHIDCMSPLQRNRLGVRPPIPTLCSDKRARMKMFKQVLSNDPYTRNQVALNYPYMIRRCHFNLYEVVSQYPEVELNQEDVNVPMKVGVVVLTKQAPGVLNVIWGLYERLALRGSSCVAFNGARGLVEGDYIELSAGDFDLFRNQGGLELVHRSRVHYFHDPENWGLALKTCTSLGLDGLVILGDESAMTQAALLTEYFLSKNSNICVVGVPVAGSNGLAGPLIESCVGFDSNAQLYAALVGNVLTDAVSMPKYWHFVKILGRYPSLEVLECALQTHPNFIIIAEEYGSADKTLFDVVRDIADAVCKRAVMGKNYGTVLIPDHLVLHLPNTKSMLTELRAVLMEATAAGKRREAVDSFLNYSKGNDNGNEWVHKMTPWSLGVFTSLPTYIRSELLNFDTEVALERLDIEIMLAKMVKEELNVRKAKGEYRGNYAAVTHYFGYQGRCCMPSEFDCSLAFAYGHLAAISVESRLTGVCCSIRGLCGTVKDWKLFAVPLTSLMKVEPNILTALSLNSYKKGELPIIPSSTVSLKSKAFKKLTMARKKWLFDDLFSNPGPIQFNGSVTPQSLVLLTEHAEYYQMLRGVERFVHVLQNTCKFGVSEEYLNHAFVQLWGLLRVNQAPGDLVGLADTIKSDDDLPPTTSVTPSSLNSFI; encoded by the exons ATGTCGCAGGAGAGGCTATTCGGCAGCTCAG TGGGCCACTCAAGGTCGCGTCTGTTTTCCAGCGATGCTCCTGATGTGCTTGGCCTTGAGAGCGGGTGCGCGAGCCCGAAAAATGTTGCTTCGGTAGAATGCATGCAATATACCAATAGGGACGATGCCGTGGAGaggcgccgcagccgctTCCACATCACCCCGAGGGCGACTGCGATCCGCCGCTCCGCCAACAGCCGGGGCGGCATGCAGTCGGCGCCGATGAAGCAACACAACACAGTGGACTTTGCGTGCAATGTGGGGAACGAGCTGTCAGAGGGTTGGTTGCCAGCGCCGTGGTGTCATGCGTTTCCAGGGGATGAGCTGAAGCGCATCAATTCGTGCTACACGTCCAAGAGCTGCTGTCAGTGGCAGTACACGAACCGTGATATCGAGTTGCCGAAACTGTTGCAATTCGATTTTCACCTGTTGGAGGAGCACGAGAGCAGCGGTGAGGATTTGCGTGACTTTGAGGAGTTGTCTGGTGTTCTGGGGCACATTGCCGGTAACAAAATGGTTTCGGTGCAGCCCCAGGTGCTATGTTCCGCCACGAGTACCCACCCTACCATGAAAATCGGTATGGTTCTGAGTGGCGGCCCCGCCCCCGGTGGCCATAACGTTATCGCCGGTGTCTTCGACTATTTGTACCTGCGCAACACGCAGTCCCAACTTATAGGGTTCCATGGCGGTCTGGACGGTTTTCTGAATCGCCAGCACGAGATCGTTTCTTATGACTTGATGGAAAAGTTCCGCAACATGGGTGGTTTCAACATGCTGCTGTCCGGTcgcggcaaggtgaccgGCATGGCTGACCTCGACCGTGCcgtcgaggccgtcaacgACCTGGATTTGGACGGTTTGATTATCGTAGGTGGTGACGGCTCGAACAGCAACGCCGCGCTGCTCGCCAACCACTTCGCGTGGCGCCAGTCTGCTGACATCGATGACGGTCACCCGGTGCTGCGCAAGCCCTGCTGCGTGGTCGGCGTCCCGAAAACTGTGGACGGCGACGTGCAATCGCACAACATCGAGGTGAGCTTCGGGTTCGACACCGCTGCGCGCACGTACTCCGAGCTCATTGGCAACCTGTGCACCGACGCCAGCAGCACTCAGTACACTTACCATTTCATTCGCGTCATGGGTCGTTCCGCGTCCCATTTGGCCTTGGAGTGCGGTATGCAGACGCACCCGAACGTAGTTCTGATTGGGGAGGAGGTCCGCCGAAAGCAGCAGTCTCTTTCCTCCATCGTCGACGACATCGTGAACCTGATGGAAAAGCGTTACCACATGGGCAAGCCGTACGGCGTGGTGCTGATTCCCGAGGGCCTCATCGAGTTCATCCCCGAGATCAACGTTCTGATCACCGAGTTGAACGAGATCATCCTAAAATCGGAGGGCCCTGTCACCCACCTCGCGCCTGAGAGGCTGACTAAGAGCCGCGCCACCTGGGAAGCGCTGCCGGAcaacatccgcgagcagctgctgatggACCGTGAAGCCACGGGCTACGTGATGCTGGCCAAGATAGCCACTGAGCGTCTGCTGCTGATGCTGGTGGAAGCGAGGATCGCGCAGCGTAAGCTGGAGCACTTGGCCTCTTTGACCTTCATGACCCACTACTTCGGCTACGAAGGCCGCTGTGCCATGCCGTCGGACTTCGACGGCGCGTACTGCTACTCCCTGGGTTACAACGCCGGTGTGCTCATCAACGCCCAACGCAACGGCTACATGTCCGTCATTAGGGACCTCAAGTCCCCTATATCCGATTGGACGCCGCTGGGTGTACCGTTTTTGCACCTCATGCAGATGATCGACCTGGGAGGTCGCCGCGTGCCGGCGATTCGCAAGACCCTGCTCAACCTCGACGGCAACCTTTTCAAGGTATTCGAAAAGGTGCGTGACACTTGGGCGTACGAGGATCTCTATCGGTCTCCCGGCCCGATTCAGCTCTTTGACAGCGACAGCGAGCGGTGCTTCTGCATTGCCGACCCCACTGTGGAGGACCTGGTGGGCAAGCCCAAGTCCGCCGCTGACTCAAAGTCCCGTTtcctcctgcagcgccaCATCGACTGCATGAGTCCGCTTCAGCGCAACCGCTTGGGTGTGCGGCCTCCGATCCCGACGCTGTGCAGCGACAAGCGTGCGCGCATGAAGATGTTCAAGCAGGTTCTGAGCAACGACCCCTACACGCGCAACCAGGTGGCGCTCAACTACCCGTACATGATCCGTCGCTGCCACTTCAACCTGTACGAGGTTGTGAGCCAGTACCCGGAGGTGGAGCTGAACCAGGAGGATGTGAACGTCCCCATGAAAGTCGGCGTGGTTGTCCTGACCAAGCAGGCGCCCGGCGTGTTGAACGTAATATGGGGTCTCTATGAGCGCCTGGCTCTTcgcggcagcagctgcgtggCCTTCAATGGCGCGCGCGGTTTGGTCGAGGGTGACTACATTGAGCTGTCGGCTGGCGACTTCGATCTCTTCCGCAACCAAGGTGGACTCGAGTTGGTCCACCGTTCTCGCGTGCACTACTTCCACGACCCCGAAAATTGGGGTTTGGCGCTGAAGACCTGCACGTCTCTGGGCCTGGATGGCCTGGTGATACTGGGCGACGAATCTGCGATGACGCAGGCCGCCCTGTTGACCGAGTATTTCTTGAGCAAGAATAGCAATATTTGCGTTGTCGGTGTACCCGTCGCAGGCTCAAATGGCCTGGCGGGCCCGCTAATTGAGAGCTGCGTTGGATTTGACTCCAACGCGCAATTGTACGCCGCTCTGGTCGGGAACGTTCTGACAGACGCCGTTAGCATGCCGAAATATTGGCATTTTGTAAAGATTCTGGGTCGCTACCCCAGTTTGGAAGTGCTGGAATGCGCGCTGCAAACCCACCCCAACTTTATCATCATTGCTGAGGAGTATGGCTCAGCCGACAAGACCCTGTTCGACGTTGTGCGTGACATTGCCGACGCCGTGTGCAAGCGTGCCGTGATGGGAAAGAACTACGGTACGGTGCTGATCCCCGATCATTTGGTTTTGCACCTCCCCAACACCAAATCCATGCTCACGGAGCTGCGCGCGGTGCTGATGGAGGCCACCGCTGCTGGCAAGCGCCGCGAGGCCGTTgacagcttcttgaactaCAGCAAGGGTAATGACAATGGCAACGAGTGGGTGCACAAGATGACCCCGTGGAGCCTTGGCGTGTTCACGTCGCTGCCAACGTACATTCGCAGCGAGTTGCTGAACTTCGACACCGAGGTGGCGTTGGAGCGCCTGGACATTGAGATTATGTTGGCGAAGATGGTGAAGGAAGAGCTGAACGTGCGCAAAGCGAAGGGCGAGTACCGCGGCAACTACGCCGCTGTCACGCATTACTTCGGTTACCAGGGGCGGTGCTGCATGCCGTCCGAGTTCGACTGCAGCCTTGCGTTCGCCTACGGTCACCTGGCTGCCATCTCCGTGGAGAGCCGTTTGACTGGCGTTTGCTGCTCTATCCGCGGCCTGTGCGGCACGGTCAAGGACTGGAAGCTGTTCGCCGTCCCGCTGACCAGCCTGATGAAGGTCGAGCCTAACATTTTGACAGCGCTGTCGCTGAACTCGTACAAGAAGGGTGAGCTGCCCATTATTCCCAGCTCGACGGTTAGTCTGAAGAGCAAGGCGTTCAAAAAGCTCACGATGGCCCGTAAGAAGTGGCTGTTCGATGACCTGTTCAGCAACCCCGGCCCCATCCAGTTCAACGGCTCCGTGACCCCGCAGAGCCTGGTTCTGCTCACGGAGCACGCCGAGTACTACCAGATGCTGAGGGGCGTCGAGCGCTTCGTTCACGTGTTGCAGAACACATGCAAGTTTGGCGTGAGCGAGGAGTACCTGAACCATGCCTTCGTGCAGCTCTGGGGCCTGCTGAGGGTCAATCAGGCGCCCGGCGACCTGGTGGGCCTGGCCGATACGATAAAGTCCGACGACGACTTGCCTCCTACGACCTCCGTCACCCCTTCTTCACTAAACTCTTTTATTTAA
- a CDS encoding protein kinase CK2 regulatory subunit CK2B1, putative gives MTLPQLQYRYNQPFYKLSTALTSAKRSGTAFAAPTCLPRPPLLAGDVSRLNPVKSYLDTQGLVASSVRALTAPLRSPGFATRDMEEDIDDWQDLSVEDGDAMRWIQWFASLEGHEFLLEVDEAYIRDQFNLCGLKSMKNYDSAMDMILGFAPSEEVFMDTSFLDLYRSATDLYGMIHARFITSPMGLQMMKEKYQQGVFGHCPRVRCQRQNVLPVGFSDTLHNHRIKKYCPRCQEAYIFKYGEAHADIDGAFIGRSFPHIFLLTFPSLIPEDPPMPYTPRIFGFKVHNINSLIQIKLENGEFGRLPLANGKSHDVNNMEDESET, from the exons ATGACACTGCCACAGCTACAATATCGATACAACCAACCATTTTACAAATTATCGACCGCTTTAACTTCTGCTAAACGCTCTGGAACGGCTTTTGCGGCGCCAACATGTCTTCCGCGTCCCCCACTCCTTGCAGGGGACGTTAGCCGCCTGAACCCCGTGAAATCCTACCTGGACACACAAGGGTTGGTGGCATCCTCG GTGCGCGCTCTAACGGCGCCACTTCGTTCTCCGGGTTTCGCTACCCGCGACATGGAGGAGGATATCGACGACTGGCAGGACCTATCTGTCGAAGACGGTGACGCAATGAGGTGGATTCAGTGGTTCGCCTCCCTGGAGGGTCACGAATTTTTACTCGAG GTGGATGAGGCGTACATTCGCGACCAGTTCAACCTGTGCGGTTTGAAGTCCATGAAGAACTACGACAGTGCGATGGACATGATCCTGGGATTCGCTCCCTCTGAGGAGGTCTTCATGGACACGTCCTTTTTGGACCTGTACAGGAGCGCGACGGATCTCTACGGGATGATCCATGCGCGCTTCATCACGTCGCCCATGGGCCTTcagatgatg AAGGAGAAGTACCAGCAGGGCGTGTTTGGGCACTGCCCACGTGTAAGGTGCCAGCGGCAGAACGTGCTGCCCGTCGGCTTCAGCGACACGCTGCACAACCACCGCATCAAGAAGTACTGCCCCCGTTGCCAGGAGGCGTACATTTTCAAATACGGCGAGGCACACGCCGACATCGATGGCGCCTTCATCGGGCGGTCCTTCCCGCATATATTCTTGCTCACGTTCCCGAGTCTCATACCGGAGGATCCACCAATGCCTTACACTCCGCGCATATTCGGCTTCAAGGTGCACAACATCAACTCATTGATCCAGATAAAGCTCGAGAAC GGCGAGTTCGGCCGTCTGCCGCTGGCCAATGGCAAATCGCACGATGTGAACAACATGGAGGACGAAAGTGAAACCTAG
- a CDS encoding guanylate kinase, putative — MSEALAVKVSDEMSQKMDEKPMFVIVGPSGVGKTTLYKMLLKEFEHLFELSISYTTRPIRKNETNGIHYHFVTEEAFNEMKDADEFLECTSYVGNQYGTAVREIKRIQGSNKVPLLEIEIDGFGKVRRKGLPLRSVFVTTSDVESLRNRLISRGGHNITDMDKRLKRAMEEMKEANDASFDVILVNDDLNVAYAQLRDHVLKWYGLPNTDKKQDEPSGQS; from the coding sequence ATGTCTGAAGCGCTAGCAGTTAAAGTTTCAGATGAAATGAGTCAAAAAATGGATGAAAAGCCCATGTTCGTAATAGTGGGTCCATCGGGTGTCGGGAAGACAACGCTATACAAGATGCTGCTCAAGGAATTCGAGCACCTGTTCGAGCTCAGCATCAGCTATACCACTCGACCCATTCGAAAAAATGAAACTAACGGAATCCACTACCACTTCGTCACCGAGGAGGCGTTCAACGAGATGAAGGACGCAGATGAGTTCCTCGAGTGCACGTCGTACGTGGGCAACCAGTACGGCACCGCAGTACGCGAAATCAAGCGCATACAAGGGTCCAACAAGGTCCCCCTCCTGGAAATCGAAATCGATGGTTTCGGCAAGGTCAGGCGTAAGGGGTTGCCTTTGCGCAGCGTGTTCGTGACGACGAGTGACGTGGAGAGCCTCAGAAACAGACTCATAAGCCGTGGAGGCCACAACATCACCGATATGGATAAGCGCTTGAAAAGGGCTATGGAGGAGATGAAAGAGGCCAACGACGCTTCGTTCGACGTCATACTGGTGAACGACGATCTAAATGTTGCCTATGCGCAACTCAGAGATCACGTGTTGAAGTGGTACGGGCTACCCAACACCGACAAAAAACAAGATGAACCAAGCGGGCAGAGCTAA